The proteins below come from a single Kosakonia sp. SMBL-WEM22 genomic window:
- a CDS encoding type 2 GTP cyclohydrolase I translates to MKNSELEKLINEKLNSTAFSDYGPNGLQVEGRDEVRKIVTGVTASQALLDEAVRLEADAVIVHHGYFWKNEAPVIRGMKRNRLKTLLANDINLYGWHLPLDAHPELGNNVQLAALLGITVQGEIEPLVPWGELSMPVPGLELASWIEARLGRKPLWCGDTGPATIKRVAWCTGGGQGFIDKAAAFGVDAFITGEVSEQTIHSAREQGLHFFAAGHHATERGGIRALGEWLTANTDLDVTFIDIPNPA, encoded by the coding sequence ATGAAAAATAGCGAACTGGAAAAATTGATTAACGAAAAACTCAACAGTACGGCGTTCAGCGATTATGGCCCGAACGGCCTGCAGGTTGAGGGGCGAGACGAGGTACGCAAGATCGTCACCGGCGTTACCGCAAGCCAGGCGCTGCTGGATGAAGCCGTGCGCCTTGAAGCTGATGCGGTGATCGTGCATCACGGTTACTTCTGGAAAAACGAAGCGCCGGTTATTCGTGGCATGAAGCGCAACCGCCTGAAAACCCTGTTGGCGAACGATATCAACCTCTACGGCTGGCATCTGCCGCTCGACGCTCACCCGGAGCTGGGGAATAACGTGCAGCTTGCTGCACTGCTCGGCATCACGGTGCAGGGGGAGATTGAACCGCTGGTGCCGTGGGGCGAGCTGTCGATGCCGGTTCCCGGCCTCGAGCTGGCATCGTGGATTGAAGCACGTCTTGGGCGTAAACCGCTGTGGTGTGGTGATACCGGGCCTGCCACCATCAAGCGCGTGGCGTGGTGCACCGGCGGCGGTCAGGGCTTTATTGATAAAGCCGCGGCCTTCGGTGTCGATGCCTTTATCACCGGCGAAGTATCTGAGCAGACTATTCACTCCGCGCGCGAGCAGGGGCTGCACTTCTTCGCTGCCGGGCACCACGCCACCGAGCGCGGTGGCATTCGCGCCCTCGGCGAGTGGCTGACCGCCAATACCGATCTGGATGTGACCTTTATCGATATCCCTAACCCGGCGTAA
- the pxpB gene encoding 5-oxoprolinase subunit PxpB: MQRARCYLLGETAVVLELEPPVQLATQKRIWRLTQRLATFPEVVEAIPGMNNVTVVLRDPTTLALDAIEHLQRWWEESEALEPESRAIEIPVLYGGEAGPDLGRVADHCGMSEKQVVELHASIEYRVWFIGFQPGFPYLGGMPEALTTPRRAEPRISVPAGSVGIGGSQTGIYPLESPGGWNLIGRTDLALFNSRLAEPSLLRPGDTLRFIPRKEGVC; this comes from the coding sequence GTGCAGCGAGCGCGTTGTTATCTGTTAGGCGAAACCGCCGTCGTGCTGGAGCTGGAGCCGCCGGTGCAGCTGGCGACGCAAAAGCGTATCTGGCGGCTGACGCAGCGGCTGGCGACGTTCCCGGAGGTGGTAGAAGCGATCCCGGGGATGAATAACGTCACCGTTGTGCTGCGCGATCCGACCACCCTGGCGCTGGATGCGATTGAGCATCTGCAACGCTGGTGGGAAGAGAGCGAGGCGCTGGAGCCAGAGTCACGGGCCATTGAGATCCCGGTGCTCTATGGCGGCGAGGCGGGGCCCGATCTGGGACGGGTTGCCGACCACTGCGGCATGAGCGAAAAGCAGGTCGTTGAGCTGCACGCCTCTATCGAATACCGGGTGTGGTTTATCGGTTTTCAGCCCGGTTTCCCCTATCTCGGCGGCATGCCGGAGGCGCTCACGACGCCACGTCGGGCGGAGCCGCGCATTAGCGTGCCTGCCGGATCGGTCGGCATTGGGGGCTCGCAAACGGGAATTTACCCGCTGGAGAGCCCCGGTGGCTGGAACCTGATTGGGCGCACCGATCTGGCGCTGTTTAACTCGCGCTTAGCGGAGCCGTCGCTGCTGCGGCCGGGCGATACGCTGCGCTTTATCCCGCGCAAGGAGGGCGTATGTTAA
- the pxpC gene encoding 5-oxoprolinase subunit PxpC: MLKILRAGMYTSLQGGKRIGLRQSGVSYCGALDGPALEIANALVGNAPDAAALEITLGQCEVEFARDCWFALTGAGCDATLDGTDVWTGWRFAAKAGQRLVLNRPRFGVRSYLAVAGGFDLPEVMGSGSTDLQTAIGGLEGRLLRDGDMLPLGTPARDFGAQQGVKQLLWTNRIRALPGPEYHEFDAASQEAFWRLPWHINPQSNRMGYRLQGQPLVRTTERDLLSHGLLPGVIQVPANGQPIVLMNDCQTTGGYPRIACIIEADLYRLAQIRLGQPVHFVQCSLDEALQARREQRLFLDQLAWRLRDAD; encoded by the coding sequence ATGTTAAAAATTCTTCGCGCGGGGATGTATACCTCATTGCAGGGCGGTAAGCGCATCGGCCTGCGTCAGTCCGGTGTCAGCTACTGCGGCGCGCTCGATGGCCCGGCGCTGGAGATTGCCAATGCGCTGGTCGGCAACGCACCGGATGCTGCCGCACTTGAGATTACGCTCGGCCAGTGTGAAGTGGAGTTCGCCCGCGACTGCTGGTTTGCTCTCACCGGCGCAGGCTGCGATGCGACACTTGATGGCACTGATGTCTGGACCGGCTGGCGATTTGCGGCGAAGGCCGGGCAGCGGCTGGTGCTGAATCGCCCGCGCTTTGGCGTGCGCAGCTATCTCGCCGTCGCGGGCGGTTTCGATCTACCGGAGGTGATGGGATCGGGCAGTACCGATCTGCAAACCGCCATCGGCGGGCTGGAGGGGCGTTTGCTGCGCGATGGCGATATGCTGCCGCTCGGCACACCTGCGCGGGACTTCGGCGCGCAGCAGGGCGTAAAACAGTTATTGTGGACGAACCGGATCCGCGCCCTGCCGGGGCCGGAGTATCACGAATTTGACGCCGCCTCGCAGGAGGCGTTCTGGCGTCTACCGTGGCATATCAACCCGCAGAGCAACCGCATGGGCTACCGTCTGCAGGGGCAGCCGCTGGTACGCACGACGGAGCGGGATCTGCTCTCCCACGGGCTGCTGCCCGGCGTTATCCAGGTGCCCGCAAATGGCCAGCCGATTGTGTTGATGAATGATTGCCAAACCACCGGCGGTTACCCGCGCATTGCCTGTATTATCGAAGCCGATCTCTACCGTCTGGCGCAAATTCGCCTTGGTCAGCCCGTTCACTTTGTGCAGTGCTCCCTCGACGAAGCGCTGCAGGCGCGGCGCGAACAGCGCCTGTTTCTTGATCAGCTGGCGTGGCGGTTGCGCGATGCGGATTGA
- the pxpA gene encoding 5-oxoprolinase subunit PxpA — translation MRIDLNADIGEGFAENDRELMQVVSSVNIACGFHAGDAATMLTCIELALANDVAIGAHPSFLDRENFGRKRMSTPPDVVYSEVLYQCGALAALAKSRGAALSHVKPHGMLYNQAAQDTALAEAIARAVRDLDPGLILVGLAGSELIRAGARLGLATREEVFADRGYQRNGQLVPRGEPGALIEDEQLALAQTLEMVQRGRVKSVEGDYAPVNAQTVCLHGDGAHALAFARYLRAAFIAKGITVSSR, via the coding sequence ATGCGGATTGATCTCAACGCCGATATCGGCGAAGGCTTTGCCGAAAACGACCGCGAACTGATGCAGGTAGTGAGTTCGGTGAATATCGCCTGCGGCTTTCATGCCGGCGATGCCGCCACCATGCTCACCTGCATTGAGCTGGCATTGGCGAACGATGTCGCTATCGGCGCGCACCCGTCGTTTCTCGATCGCGAAAATTTTGGCCGCAAAAGAATGTCTACCCCGCCGGACGTGGTCTACAGCGAAGTGCTCTATCAGTGCGGCGCGCTGGCGGCGCTGGCGAAATCCCGCGGCGCGGCCCTTTCGCACGTGAAACCCCACGGCATGCTCTACAACCAGGCAGCGCAAGATACAGCGCTTGCGGAGGCTATCGCCCGCGCGGTACGGGATCTCGATCCCGGTCTGATACTGGTCGGACTGGCGGGCAGCGAGCTGATCCGCGCAGGCGCACGGCTGGGGTTGGCGACGCGTGAAGAGGTGTTCGCCGATCGCGGTTATCAGCGCAACGGCCAGCTTGTGCCACGCGGTGAGCCGGGCGCACTGATTGAGGATGAGCAACTGGCGCTGGCACAGACGCTGGAGATGGTGCAGCGTGGGCGCGTCAAAAGCGTTGAGGGTGACTATGCACCCGTTAACGCGCAGACGGTCTGTCTGCATGGGGATGGCGCCCATGCGCTCGCCTTTGCCCGTTATTTACGTGCCGCGTTTATTGCCAAAGGCATTACCGTTTCATCACGCTGA
- the nei gene encoding endonuclease VIII, whose translation MPEGPEIRRAADTLEAAIKGKPLTDVWFAQPHLADYAAGLVGQQIDAIETRGKALLTHFSGGLTLYSHNQLYGVWRVVKAGELPETNRVLRVRLQAADKAILLYSASEIALLTPEQLVQHPFLLRVGPDVLDMRLTVEEVKARLLSPRFRRRQFAGLLLDQAFLAGLGNYLRVEILWHSGLTGQRKAEQLSESELDLLAEALLAIPRLSYQTRGRVDEKKHHGALFRFKVFHRAGKTCERCGGIIEKTTLSSRPFYWCPGCQR comes from the coding sequence ATGCCGGAAGGACCGGAGATTCGCCGCGCGGCGGACACACTGGAAGCCGCGATTAAGGGCAAACCGCTGACCGACGTCTGGTTTGCCCAGCCACATCTTGCGGATTATGCCGCCGGGCTGGTGGGGCAGCAGATCGATGCCATTGAGACACGCGGCAAAGCGCTGTTAACGCACTTTTCCGGCGGGTTAACGCTTTATAGCCACAATCAACTCTACGGAGTTTGGCGCGTGGTAAAAGCGGGCGAGCTGCCGGAGACCAATCGCGTACTGCGCGTACGCCTGCAGGCGGCAGATAAGGCGATTTTGCTCTACAGCGCCTCAGAGATTGCGCTACTGACGCCAGAGCAGCTGGTGCAGCACCCTTTTTTGCTGCGCGTAGGCCCGGATGTGCTGGATATGCGCCTGACGGTAGAGGAGGTGAAGGCGCGTCTGCTCTCGCCGCGCTTCCGCCGTCGACAGTTTGCCGGGTTGTTGCTCGACCAGGCCTTTCTCGCCGGATTAGGTAACTATTTGCGCGTCGAAATTCTCTGGCACAGCGGGCTGACCGGGCAGCGCAAAGCCGAGCAGCTTAGCGAGAGCGAGTTGGATCTGCTGGCAGAAGCGTTGCTGGCGATCCCGCGTCTCTCGTATCAGACCCGTGGGCGCGTCGATGAGAAGAAGCATCACGGGGCGCTGTTTCGCTTTAAGGTGTTTCACCGCGCCGGGAAGACGTGTGAGCGCTGTGGTGGGATTATTGAGAAGACAACGCTCTCATCACGACCCTTTTATTGGTGCCCGGGGTGTCAGCGGTAA
- a CDS encoding citrate synthase, with protein sequence MADKKATITYNGDDAIELDVLQGTLGQDVIDIRSLGSKGVFTFDPGFTSTASCESKITFIDGDEGILLHRGFPIDQLATESNYLEVCYILLYGEKPTQEQFDEFTLTVTRHTMIHEQITRLFHGFRRDSHPMAVLCGVTGALAAFYHDSLDVNNPRHREIAAFRLLSKMPTVAAMCYKYSIGQPFVYPRNDLSYAGNFLHMMFSTPCEPYEVNPVLERAMDRILILHADHEQNASTSTVRTAGSSGANPFACIAAGIASLWGPAHGGANEAALKMLEEISTVKHIPEFLRRAKDKNDSFRLMGFGHRVYKNYDPRATVMRETCHEVLRELGTKDDLLEVAMELEHIALNDPYFIERKLYPNVDFYSGIILKAMGIPSSMFTVIFAMARTVGWIAHWNEMHDDGIKIARPRQLYTGYEKREFSSDLKKD encoded by the coding sequence ATGGCTGATAAGAAAGCAACCATCACCTACAATGGTGACGATGCTATTGAACTGGATGTGCTACAAGGCACGCTCGGTCAGGATGTTATTGATATCCGTAGTCTCGGTTCAAAAGGGGTTTTCACTTTTGACCCAGGTTTTACCTCAACCGCATCATGCGAATCGAAAATCACCTTTATCGACGGCGATGAAGGAATTTTACTGCACCGTGGCTTCCCCATCGATCAACTGGCGACTGAGTCCAACTATCTTGAAGTGTGCTACATCCTGCTGTACGGCGAAAAACCGACTCAGGAGCAGTTCGACGAGTTCACGCTGACGGTTACACGCCACACGATGATTCATGAGCAGATCACCCGTCTGTTCCACGGTTTCCGTCGCGACTCGCACCCGATGGCGGTGCTGTGCGGTGTGACCGGCGCGCTGGCGGCGTTCTATCACGACTCGCTGGATGTGAACAATCCGCGCCATCGTGAAATCGCCGCCTTCCGCCTGCTTTCGAAAATGCCGACCGTGGCCGCGATGTGCTACAAGTACTCTATCGGCCAGCCCTTTGTTTACCCGCGTAACGACCTCTCCTATGCAGGTAACTTCCTGCATATGATGTTCTCCACGCCGTGCGAACCCTATGAAGTGAACCCGGTTCTGGAACGCGCCATGGATCGTATTCTGATCCTGCACGCTGACCATGAGCAGAATGCGTCCACCTCTACCGTGCGTACCGCAGGCTCGTCGGGCGCGAACCCGTTTGCCTGTATCGCGGCCGGTATCGCCTCCCTGTGGGGACCGGCACACGGCGGTGCGAACGAAGCTGCACTGAAGATGCTGGAAGAGATCAGCACCGTTAAACACATTCCGGAATTCCTGCGTCGCGCCAAAGATAAGAACGATTCGTTCCGTCTGATGGGCTTTGGTCACCGTGTCTATAAGAACTATGACCCGCGCGCTACCGTAATGCGTGAAACCTGCCATGAAGTGCTGCGCGAGCTGGGCACCAAAGACGATCTGCTGGAAGTGGCGATGGAGCTGGAACACATTGCGCTCAACGACCCGTACTTCATCGAACGCAAACTCTACCCGAACGTCGATTTTTACTCTGGCATTATTCTGAAAGCGATGGGTATTCCGTCCTCTATGTTTACGGTGATCTTCGCGATGGCGCGTACCGTAGGCTGGATTGCGCACTGGAACGAGATGCACGATGACGGCATTAAGATTGCCCGCCCGCGTCAGCTCTATACCGGTTACGAAAAACGCGAGTTTTCGTCAGATCTGAAAAAAGATTAA
- the sdhC gene encoding succinate dehydrogenase cytochrome b556 subunit, with protein MWALFMIKNVKKQRPVNLDLTTIQFPVTAIASILHRVSGVITFVAIGILLWILGLSLSSEEGFQAASAIMGSFFAKFIFWGILTALAYHAVGGIRHMFMDFGWLEENFAAGKRSANIAFVITVVLSILAGVLVW; from the coding sequence ATGTGGGCGTTATTCATGATAAAAAATGTGAAAAAACAAAGACCTGTCAATCTGGATTTAACAACGATCCAGTTTCCTGTTACGGCTATAGCTTCCATTCTCCACCGCGTTTCCGGCGTCATCACGTTTGTGGCGATCGGCATTCTGTTGTGGATACTGGGCTTGTCGCTGTCATCTGAAGAGGGCTTCCAGGCCGCTTCTGCCATCATGGGCAGTTTCTTCGCTAAATTCATCTTCTGGGGCATCCTCACCGCGCTGGCGTATCACGCTGTCGGCGGCATTCGCCACATGTTTATGGATTTTGGCTGGCTGGAAGAGAACTTCGCCGCAGGAAAACGTTCCGCCAATATTGCTTTTGTGATCACTGTCGTGCTTTCAATTCTCGCAGGAGTCCTCGTATGGTAA
- the sdhD gene encoding succinate dehydrogenase membrane anchor subunit, whose translation MVSNASALGRNGVHDFILVRATAIVLTLYIIYMVGFFALHRELTWVVWTGFFSSSFTKVFTLLALFSTLIHTWIGMWQVLTDYVKHVATRLLLQLVIVVALVAYVIYGFVVVWGV comes from the coding sequence ATGGTAAGCAACGCCTCCGCATTAGGACGCAACGGCGTACATGATTTTATTCTTGTTCGTGCTACCGCTATTGTCCTGACGTTATACATCATCTACATGGTGGGCTTTTTCGCGCTGCACCGCGAACTGACCTGGGTTGTCTGGACGGGCTTCTTCTCCTCCTCCTTCACGAAAGTCTTTACCCTGCTGGCGCTCTTTTCCACCCTGATCCACACGTGGATCGGCATGTGGCAGGTATTGACCGACTACGTTAAGCACGTTGCAACTCGCCTGCTGCTGCAGCTGGTGATCGTTGTTGCGCTGGTCGCGTATGTCATTTATGGATTCGTTGTGGTGTGGGGTGTGTAA
- the sdhA gene encoding succinate dehydrogenase flavoprotein subunit, whose protein sequence is MKLPVREFDAVVIGAGGAGMRAALQISQSGQTCALLSKVFPTRSHTVSAQGGITVALGNTHEDNWEWHMYDTVKGSDYIGDQDAIEYMCKTGPEAILELEHMGLPFSRLEDGRIYQRPFGGQSKDFGGEQAARTAAAADRTGHALLHTLYQQNLKNHTTIFSEWYALDLVKNQDGAVVGCTALCIETGEVVYFKARATVLATGGAGRIYQSTTNAHINTGDGVGMALRAGVPVQDMEMWQFHPTGIAGAGVLVTEGCRGEGGYLLNKHGERFMERYAPNAKDLAGRDVVARSIMIEIREGRGCDGPWGPHAKLKLDHLGKEVLESRLPGILELSRTFAHVDPVKEPIPVIPTCHYMMGGIPTKVTGQALTVNAQGEDVVIPGLFAVGEIACVSVHGANRLGGNSLLDLVVFGRAAGLHLQESIAEQGALRDASESDIEASLERLNRWNNNRDGEDPVTIRKALQECMQHNFSVFREGDAMAKGLEQLKVIRERLKNARLDDTSSEFNTQRVECLELDNLMETAYATAVSANFRTESRGAHSRFDYPDRDDENWLCHSLYLPETESMTRRSVNMEPKLRPAFPPKIRTY, encoded by the coding sequence ATGAAACTGCCAGTCAGAGAATTTGATGCTGTTGTAATTGGCGCAGGTGGCGCAGGTATGCGCGCGGCGTTACAAATTTCCCAGAGCGGGCAAACCTGTGCGCTGCTCTCTAAAGTTTTTCCAACCCGTTCCCACACTGTCTCTGCGCAGGGCGGTATCACCGTTGCGCTGGGCAATACCCATGAAGATAACTGGGAATGGCACATGTATGACACGGTAAAAGGCTCTGACTATATCGGTGACCAGGATGCCATTGAATATATGTGTAAAACCGGCCCGGAAGCGATTCTTGAGCTGGAACATATGGGTCTGCCGTTTTCCCGTCTGGAAGATGGCCGTATCTATCAGCGTCCGTTTGGTGGCCAGTCGAAAGATTTCGGCGGCGAGCAGGCGGCACGTACGGCGGCCGCGGCTGACCGTACCGGTCACGCGCTGCTGCACACCCTTTATCAGCAGAACCTGAAAAACCACACCACCATCTTCTCCGAATGGTATGCGCTCGATCTGGTGAAAAACCAGGATGGCGCGGTGGTTGGCTGTACGGCGCTCTGCATCGAAACCGGTGAAGTAGTCTACTTCAAAGCGCGCGCCACCGTATTGGCAACCGGCGGGGCGGGGCGTATTTATCAGTCCACCACCAACGCACACATTAACACTGGTGATGGTGTTGGTATGGCGCTGCGTGCCGGCGTACCGGTACAGGATATGGAGATGTGGCAGTTCCACCCGACCGGTATCGCCGGCGCAGGTGTACTGGTCACCGAAGGGTGCCGTGGTGAAGGCGGTTATCTGCTGAACAAACATGGCGAGCGCTTTATGGAGCGTTATGCGCCAAATGCGAAAGATCTGGCCGGCCGCGACGTGGTTGCGCGCTCGATCATGATCGAAATTCGCGAAGGCCGCGGTTGCGATGGCCCGTGGGGCCCGCACGCTAAACTGAAACTCGATCACCTCGGTAAAGAGGTACTGGAATCGCGCCTGCCGGGGATCCTTGAGCTGTCGCGCACCTTTGCCCACGTCGATCCGGTGAAAGAGCCGATCCCGGTTATCCCGACCTGCCACTACATGATGGGCGGTATTCCGACCAAAGTGACCGGCCAGGCGCTGACCGTTAACGCCCAGGGCGAAGATGTGGTGATCCCGGGTCTGTTCGCAGTAGGCGAAATTGCCTGCGTATCGGTACACGGCGCGAACCGTCTGGGCGGCAACTCGCTGCTCGACCTGGTGGTGTTTGGTCGCGCGGCGGGCCTGCATCTGCAGGAGTCCATCGCCGAGCAGGGCGCACTGCGTGATGCCAGCGAGTCTGACATTGAGGCTTCCCTTGAGCGCCTTAACCGCTGGAATAACAACCGCGATGGCGAAGATCCGGTCACCATTCGTAAAGCGCTGCAAGAGTGTATGCAGCATAACTTCTCGGTCTTCCGTGAAGGCGATGCGATGGCGAAGGGGCTGGAGCAGCTGAAAGTGATCCGCGAGCGTCTGAAAAACGCCCGTCTGGACGATACCTCCAGCGAGTTCAACACCCAGCGCGTTGAGTGTCTGGAGCTGGATAACCTGATGGAAACGGCCTATGCAACGGCGGTTTCTGCCAACTTCCGAACCGAAAGCCGTGGCGCGCATAGCCGCTTCGACTATCCGGATCGTGACGATGAGAACTGGTTGTGTCACTCCCTGTACCTGCCAGAGACGGAATCTATGACGCGTCGCAGCGTCAATATGGAACCGAAACTGCGTCCGGCGTTCCCGCCGAAGATTCGTACTTACTAA
- a CDS encoding succinate dehydrogenase iron-sulfur subunit — protein MKLEFSIYRYNPDVDDAPRMQDYTLEAEEGRDMMLLDALMQIKETDSTLSFRRSCREGVCGSDGLNMNGKNGLACITPISALGNGKKKIVIRPLPGLPVIRDLVVDMGQFYAQYEKIKPYLLNNGQNPPAREHLQAPEQREKLDGLYECILCACCSTSCPSFWWNPEKFIGPAGLLAAYRFLIDSRDTETDKRLDGLSDAFSVFRCHSIMNCVSVCPKGLNPTRAIGHIKSMLLQRSA, from the coding sequence ATGAAACTCGAATTCTCGATTTATCGCTATAACCCGGACGTCGACGACGCGCCGCGCATGCAGGATTACACCCTGGAAGCGGAAGAGGGTCGCGACATGATGCTGCTTGATGCCTTAATGCAGATAAAAGAGACCGACTCCACGCTGTCGTTCCGCCGCTCCTGCCGTGAAGGGGTGTGTGGTTCCGATGGTCTGAACATGAACGGCAAGAATGGGCTGGCCTGTATCACCCCGATCTCCGCACTCGGTAACGGCAAGAAGAAGATTGTCATCCGCCCGCTGCCGGGTCTGCCGGTGATCCGCGATTTGGTGGTGGACATGGGGCAGTTCTATGCCCAATATGAAAAAATTAAGCCTTACCTGTTGAATAATGGGCAAAATCCGCCGGCGCGTGAGCATCTGCAGGCACCGGAGCAGCGTGAGAAACTCGACGGTCTCTATGAGTGTATTCTCTGTGCCTGCTGTTCGACCTCTTGCCCGTCGTTCTGGTGGAACCCGGAGAAGTTCATCGGCCCGGCAGGCCTGCTGGCGGCGTACCGCTTCCTGATCGATAGCCGCGATACGGAAACGGATAAACGCCTCGATGGCCTGAGCGATGCTTTCAGCGTATTCCGCTGCCATAGCATCATGAACTGCGTCAGTGTATGTCCGAAAGGGCTCAACCCGACGCGCGCCATTGGCCACATTAAGTCAATGTTACTGCAACGCAGTGCATAA